One Jaculus jaculus isolate mJacJac1 chromosome 4, mJacJac1.mat.Y.cur, whole genome shotgun sequence genomic window, GAAAGGGCCAGGCGCCCCTGGAGGCCGACTCGGAGGAGTTCAACAACGCCATCAGCTACGTGCACAAGATCAAGACCCGCTTCCTGGATCACCCCGAGATCTACAGGTCCTTCCTGGAGATCCTGCACACCTACCAGAAGGAGCAGCTGCACGGGCCGGGCTGCGCGCCGCGCCGCATGTCGGAGGAGGAGGTCTTCACCGAGGTGGCCCAGCTCTTCCGCGGCCAGGACGACCTGCTGCTGGAGTTCCAGCAGTTCCTGCCCGAGGCCAAGCGCTCGCTGCTCACGGGCGGCGGCGGGCCGGGCGAGGGCCGCGGCGATCCGCGGGGCCCCGGGGCCGGCGGCCAGCGCTCGGGCCCGCGCGCCGCCGCGCCGGGGCTGCACAAGTCCAGGTGAGGCCGCCCCGCGCCCGCGCGTCCGCCGGCCGCCCCGCGCCGAGGAGCGAAGGCGGCTGACACCCCGATCCTGCCTCCCGCACCCCACCCGGCCCCCGGCGAGGGTGGGTTTCCAGTTCTGTCATTCCTCGTGTGTTTTCTCGTTGACTTTTCCGTAGTGTAATACACAAGTTTCTGGgcaccttctcctcccctccccccaccaccaccggaaaaaaaaaaaaaagaaagaaaggaaataaaaaggaagaaagccagTACTGAGGACCGGACTCGGAGAAACCCCAGCGAGAGGAGGGGCTGCCGGTGGCTTTCGCAGTCTCAGTAAGTGGCAGGAGCTtggctggggctggggggggggtcctcGAACCCCACCGGAAGACCACTGGAAACTGGCTTTCTGGGCTCCTGGAcgtagaggagagagaggagtttTTCCAGActttggggggggcggggttcGCAGAGGGGTCTGGAGAAGATGCGTTTCGGAGGGGACCACTAAGACACGGAAGATGAGGTGGGCTGTGACTTTTAACATCGACAAGAGGGGATGGAGAGGCCGAAGAACCAAGGTGGAGGCCTGGAGTATCGCCCCAGCCTATCCAGGCGGCCCTGACCAGCTGGAGGCCTAGAAAGGCCCGCGTCCCAGCTTCCAGGGGCGGGGGAGGAGAAGGCACTGCTTGCGGCTAGAACTGCAAGGCCAGGAGCCAGGCAGCGGGGAATCTGGGTGTCAGTCTCCGGCGGAGGTTCCTTAAGGCTCAGGAGAGGCAGGGCCAGTCCAAACGGCGACAGGGCGCTCACTGTGAGTGACCACCGACCCAGAAAGAGCTGTGCATGAAGGCCAAGATCATAGAAGAGCTTCCCTGGAGACGTGAACAGCTGGGGTCTTACAAAAAGGAGCAAGTTGGTGAGAAGCAGACGTACCCCCGACCCCTCGGGCCAATCAGCACCTACGGCTCAGTGACTGTGTTGCTTGCTGGGGAGCCTGATCCCAAGGAAGAGAATGTGGATTTCGGACTTGATGCTATGTTGACTCCCCTGCTAGGACTGGACTTGCCATCCTTCCTGCTCACATCTAGTGATGATGCAACATGTGAGGAATGGTTCCCCCAAGGGTGACCACCAGAGGTCCCCCTTTTCGGGAAGTCTGCCCAGTGACCCATCATCCAGCTTTGTACTGGGACTGTTAACAGACTCACCCTCCGCTACTGCTGGCACCTTCAAGATCGCCCAAAGAGACCGACAAGAAACACCTTACTGTCTGTGGACCGCCACCCAGTGCATCAGCCCGACATCGTGGCCTACCACCACCCGAGCCACTCCCTGGCTGTGGGTCCTGCGCCTTGCACCAGAAAATGGTCATCGAATGAAGACGTCTGATTCTTGGGAACCTTTTTAGTCTCTTGAGTTGGGCCTCTTTACTTTTCCTCCGGTCTCCCTGCTTTTCCTCTGGTCTTTGCTCAATCCTCTTCTATATCTTTTCCCACTATTCCCCTTAGTTCcttctggttgtgtgtgtgtgtggtttttcaatctaataaaatagaaatattaaaaacaacaaaagctaGTATGTATGGTCCAAGTGATGCTGGTTGAGGTTGGTCACTTGTCCCACTAGACACCTTTGAGGGGCCCAGAGTCAGCCTCAACAGGATTTGTTTCCAAGTAAAAATTATGCAGATTGGTTCCAAGTTGCTGCCTATTTCATATAGAACTGCAAAAGCATGGGGATTTTTCTACGTCAGCCCGTCACATTTTAGTGGGTGATTTAAAATAAGTACAGCTTAACAATTTGACATTTTCCTTAGAGATGAGTTGGTACTATGTTCCTTCAAGAGATGGCATCTTTTAAattgaaaagtaatttttatgCAGGAAGTTCTACCTTGTTCTTTGTGTAGCACTTGGTTCCGGTGCTCCAAACCCTAAGGTAAGTGTTACAAACCAGATTTTGCCCCCAAATGGGTATCTTTTCCCTTTTTGAACAAATAGGAAGCAGATAATCTGGGAAATCAATTTCTGATCCCTTGGGAGTTGGGAGATTATAGGTACAGGGTAAAGAATTTGATGTGCAGGGCTAATAAAGGAGACTATTTGTGTGACTCGGGTAACAAGGGGAGTTAGCCAACCCTGCAGGTTAGTGTGTTGCGACCTGGGCTGTGCAAGAGAAACGTCAGATGGCGTTTTCCATACTACTTCTGGGAGGAAAGGGGCTTACTGCGTTCACAACTGAATTCTCTATAAACTTAGAAATGCTGTCCCACAGGGACTgaatgaggccttcatgaccccaacACTGAttgccataaccccactgaggatctGCAGGGTAAGGGGAGTGAGGGCAAGGAAATAATAGTATGTAATCTGTTTTAACAtatgtaaaatttttttaatgctcaCCTAAAATCAACTAGAGTTGTCTTCTAGCTAAAATCTGGATTTCACAGGTGCTGGACCAGTGTTTGAAAGATGCATTTTCCAGAAGGTTCAATTAAATCATCTTTTCCCAGCAGCATCACTCAAATGCTTATACTCAGCTTACAGGTGGATGACAAACACGAGCGAAGCTTGGTCttctggttttgtgttttggaactgAAGTTAAGACTCAAAGCCTAGAACAAGTGTGGGGTctgcagcacacacctgtaaccccgtACTGCGGAGGCCCAGAGGTGGGTGGggccctggggcttactggcctaactggtgagctccaggcaaataagagactgtctcaaaaagatgtgCACAGCTTACCTGAAgaaggacacctgaggttgtcctcctgccttcacatgcacactcattcacacacacaagcaaaaaagaaccctaacagaaaacaaaaacagaaatggtgAAGAAAGAAatccaggttagcttgggataCTAAGgaaaccttgtctccaaaaataaaacaaaaatatgcaaGATTTTACTAAACCTACCAACTTAGCCAACTAGATACTTCTCAAAAGTTTCTCTCCATGACAGTCCTCATTACCTATGACATCTATAGGTTCTCTCCCATCAGACTCAAGTTCCACTTTCCTAGCCAGTCTCGCAAAGGAGGGTTACGTTGTTGAGATGGGTTGGTGTGAAGACTGGGCCGTGGGTGTGACCACTGAATCAGCTGCTTGCACCACTCAGGTTGGGAGAGATGCCCTTATTCTACATGAAGGCTTTAAAATATATCATCTCACCCCAGAAAAAATGAACATGATAGAGGGACTTCTTgtggtttcaaaaaaaaatgctacattcTGATTGTTGGGGTCATAGGCATGGGGGTCTCTTGCTCTTTTAAGGGGACAAATCTGTGGGGACCACAGATGAACACATGACTTTATGAACCAGGGGACTCCAAATGTTCCCAGGATGTGACTCTGGCCAGCCTGTAAATGAAGTCAGAGAGGGCAGCACAGGGAGGAGGACAGGTGTGTACTTCAGAGTAATGCGGGGCACTGCCCAGGCTGAGAGTAAGCAGTGCCCCAAGGAGCCACTGCAGAGGAGAACTCAGCGTTGGACAACGGCCAGAGAACAGTGTGCCAACCCACATGCTCCGGCTCCTATTATCTGAAGTCTGTGGGAACACAGAGTGCTTTCCTGAGGGGCATTTGGAGTAACTCTTAAGGAAGGAGACAATGGTATGACTTTGTTCTTTGCCAGAATGCCTTCCATTAGATAATCTTGTGATCTGTAGGGCAGTAGACTATCCTGTGTCTAAATAGGGCCAGAGATATGATTCACGACCCATCTGTGTTACAGTGTAGATTAAAAAGAACAACggagggggcgggggcgggcgggctgcagagatggcttacttgtgaagcctaaggatccaggtttgattccctagtacccatgtgagccagatgcatgaggtggcacgtgtgtctggagttttgtttgcagtagctggaggccctggcatgcccattctgtctgcctctctctctcaaataaacaaaatatttaaaaaatatttagagtaaaatataaaaatagacaaCAGAATATTTGTAGCCTTCCCTTAATGAGCCTCAACAAAACCCTACCACTTCAACCTTCTTCCTTTTCATAGGGCATTTTAAATCTGAACTTCCTCCTCCCTTTACCTGTCAAAGTTTTTTCACTAGTGTGCTACCAGGGACACAGCAGGTAGGGCCCAAGCTGATGGGAGGGCTCTGTCCTCAATGACCTAAAAGTtttgctagccaggtgtggtggcgaacgcatttaatcccagtacttgggaggcagaggtaggaggagtgctgtgagttcaaggccaccctgagactacatagtgaattccaggtcagcctgagctagagtgagagcctacctcgaaacccccccccccaagaaaaagttaaaagtaatTCCTTACTAGTGACCTAGTTAGAACTGGGCTTCCCCGGCCACATCTTTcctatgcaagcagagagagcgggCACACCAGGACTGGGGCTTGTAGGCTCTGCattaaccgccgagccatctctccagctcccaccgcAGCGTCTTGCAGGAAGTTGTGGAGCTTGCAGGTTGTAGACTGGGTTTTTTCCATCTGCTGCTTCAGATCCACTTTCCGCTACTCGCCCACCCGTGAGTTCTCCAGTTCTTGAGCTTGAAGTTAGTGAGTAGGGAAGGGCTGGGTGGGCAATAGGTGGGACACCAGGACTTCTGTTTCCCCAGCTTCCTCCTTGGGCAGGTGCTAAGGGTTGGTGCCTTTGAGAAGGCTATCAATCCTGTCAGGCCGCAGCCATCTCAGGCCTAACAGCTCCCTCACTTAAAACCTGCAGAGCCCCGGGAGCCACTCAGGGCTCCCTTGGTCCTTTGACTGATTCTCTTTCCCACCAAGATACTGATGGACACCCTCTCCCCAACCCACTTTCAACCCTCAAGTATGTTTCATGTttacatgtttgtgtatatgaCAGAAAAGGATTTTTACAAGGGCAttcatctttataaaaatattttttaaatttttttgttttatgtttatttatttgaaagtgacagacagagaaagaggcagagagagagagagagagagagagggagagagagaatgggcacgccagggcccccagccactgcaaatgaactccagatgcgtgtgcccccttgcacatctggctaacgtgggtcctggggaaccgagcctcgaaccggggtccttaggcttcataggcaagcgcttaaccgctaagccatctctccagcccaaaaatattttcttaacaaAAGCATGGTGGTTTTAACAtgcttcctccctttctattctcaaCTCCAACTTTTCTTGTTAATCCCTGGAAGCAACTTCAGGCAGCCTAAAACTAAAAATGACTAgtgccgggctggagggatggcttagtggttaaggcatttgcctgcaaagccaaaggacccaggttcgattctctaggacccatcttagccagatgcacaaggggatccatgcatctggagttcatttgcagtggctggaggccctgccatgcccattctctctccctctttctctgtcaaataaataaaaataaaatattgttaaaaaaaaaaaaaactagtgccaaaggaggccaggtgtggtggtgcacacctttaatcccagcacttgggaggcagaggtaggaggattgctatgagtttgagttcaccctgacactacatagtaaatttcaggtcagcctggactagagcaaaaccctaccttgagaaaccaaaatagatagataaaaaataCTAGTGACACAAAAGCACTAAGTCAAAGAAGATTTGCTTTGGGAGAATTAAGGAACAAACACAAAAGATTAAAGAACTAGAAAGACACTATAAGGTGAGCCCTCTACACACAAAATGTGTTTTCATGCTTAGAAGCGTCTGGTACACAGCAACTACTATGAGATCATCCTGAGTTATTAAGCCGCactgattttcagtttatttttctattatcagCAACATTTTAAGTTACTTTTGAATTTCAATTAACAGCACAAATTTATTTTCTGCCATCTTATAGAACTTAaacacaaaagcaacaaaaattcaAAACTGCTTTAGAGATCATGTAAGAAGCTGTGATAGCTATAACTCATGTTTTCAGAAATATTACAGCATTTGGGGACTGTGAAGATGATcactggttaaaagcatttgcttgcttAGAAATGTAACATTAATTTCTTAAAGGCCTGAGGCTGTAACTCATAGGTAGATCacttgcaacaacaacaaaaaacagagcaGTTATCAACCTACATACACTCCTGGGcatttcaaattatactacaaCACAGTGTTGAGGAAAAGAATCACTTTTTTATTGCTATTACAGAAAGTCACCTATGTGTGACCTGTGATTCCTCAAagctagaagaaaataaaataatacacctGGCTGTATTAATTACATACAGAAGTAAACCAAAGtgtcaaaggaaaaataaaacccaaaaacgTGTGACTGAAATAAACACCTATTTAATGTTAAAAACACAGTACAAAGTCGGAGACATAGTTCTGTATGATTGAGAAATGGTCAGCTAGGAGCACTGTGACACTTGTCTGTTTTGCTCACCAAGGGCAGTCAGGGTGGCACCCCGGTGACCGGCTTTTCTGCTCGCGCTCTCTGCAGGCTTGGAGTAGTCCCAGGGCCTCCTGTTCTCCGTGAGTCCATACAGCTTCCTCAGAGCCACTCGGGCAGCTTCTTCCTCCGCCGCCCCGATCGTCTCCCCCGGTCCTTCTGCAATCAATTTTCTGTCACTACAAAGAAAGCAGACCGCGCTCCTTAAATGCCATGGTACCTCCTAATACACAGGAGAGCGCACAAGTGTGGCTCTGAATGCTCACTTCCACTGTAATGCACACGAGAAGTTGCACAACAGCTCTATATACAACCTTTGGATATAAGTTTTGTTGCCAAGTTCATTGTATACAACAGACAAACACATTTTGATAAGATATAAACAAGTTACTATGCaccaatgtttttaaaaacagtgtAAACATATTGCTGTTGGTTTAAATGCTGGTGGGACAATTGGGAGTTTATGTATCTTCTAGCAGAAATATAAATAGTCTACAAAttataacttattttaaatatattgtgaGTATGTGATATAACCGGAAGAAAGTTTCTGTTGAAAACAATGTCTCTCACTTCTGGCTTCTTCCTAAACACACCACTGCTGTATTTGCTTGGCTCAAATCCATTTACCCCCGTAATCCTGAAACAGACAAAGCATCTGGGGGTGGGGAACGGAACGAACCTCGTGCAGGTACAAGAAACATGGCAAAGCTGCCACAAGAGTGTTTAACAGGAGATGGACGAACATTactccatgtttattgccagaAACCAAGGCTGCGTGGTGGTTCACACCcaactccagcacttggaggctaaggcagaaggactgctgtgagtctggAACCAGCCTGGGCTGCCTGCTGAGTCAGGCCAGCATGATCTACAgagaaagatcctgtctccaaaagttaaagaaaatcaaatagTAATAAAGTAGAGTCATGGTGTGAAAATCTAGAAAAGCTACTTTGCTGTTAATATGGCAAATTACTTCTAACACTTTTTAAGTTGTAAGATCATTCCCCGAAATTTGCCATTGTCATTAGCAACACCACGTGTAGCAGCCATGTTGCATTCCATCGTGCACAGAACCCACCAGGCTAATCTGTAGTTTGTTATTAATGCACATTGACTATTAATGAGCAGGGACTGCTCGAGGGACAGAGTagacaaatgaaagaaaagaaaaacaacaaaggagcACCTTTGCTCCCAGAGCTTTGCCTACAACTTTAAGGCAATCAGAAATATTAAATCAAAGGACATAGAAATTTTAAAGATTCTTTCATTCTGTCAAAAGTTTTCGTAGTGTtattatacatttttcttttaccaGTAGTGTATGAACCATTGATAAAGGATGTGTTTAAGGTTTACCAATCtggtcagtaaaaaaaaaaaattaaaaaaaaaaaaccaaaacctcaTTGTCTTTGCTTTTATATGCCATTTAAGACTGAAGATAAAAAACTTAACACCAGCCACTTTGTCCTTCCTGATGTTTGACATTACTTCTGAATCCATAAAGCCCTTCTAAGAAAGATTAGAAAAACATGCACCTAAATTGCAGCCTAGTTACTGAGGTTAATGTTTCTATCTAACCCTTGAATTCCTCCTCCCCCATTGTGGAGATGGAACCCTGGGCCTTGCtcatgctgggcaagcattctaccactaggCTACACTTCTAGCCACAAGCAACTTAATCTTGAAACTTGAAATAAATTTGGGACAGACCAATCTCTTAGTAGTAAGTAATAGAACTAAAAAGCTCAATATAACTTGATATTTAGACAACTAAGCTCTTTCTTTACTATTCTGAGATCAACTGAAGCTGCTCCCAAGAGTAGAGTAAGGTTAAACCTGGAACAGcacctattttaaaaaatggttagtGTACATTCCATGTAGTTCTATAGTCAACAGTTAGCTGACCAAAGTTACTATCAGCAAAACAGACTACTTGCTTTCCCTTAAGATTGACAGAAATTAAATACTAATAAATAACCACAGGAATAAGACTTTGAAACATATTTTGATGCTACTAGAagtgatgttaaaaaaaataggaagaacccATCTGATACAAGCCATGAGATAGATTGTTTTCACTGACCAGTATAATCCAACGAAATACAAAGGCAGAGCTGTTGTGCTTCCGCACTGCCTGGTGAGCCGGGATTCAGGAGCTGGGATATTTCTTCTCTTCAGTTCCTCTACCAATAGCCCCATGGGATTTATTACTGTCCACATCTCAAAAAGCTCTTTCCCAGTCATTTGTGTAATTAAGAAGTCCTGTACATAAAATAGCAATTTATACACTAAAATTAATACAAAGAATCTTATAACCAGAATTCAAAACACAATTCTAAGGAAAAACCCTATGAAATGAAAGACAAAATGTACAACCTGAAAATCCAAAATCTGAAATACTCCAAAAAATGAATCTGTAGTTACATGATGCTTCAAAAAGCTGACTGGATTTCCAAGGGTATTTTGGGGGTCggggagacagacagggagagaagtgTTCCTGCTGCtctaaactcaggttctcactgACATGCTGGGCAAGGAAACAGTCAACCAGATTATATACACGCAAGCTCCTAGTTTTTCTCATGTAAATCTTAATGTAAAAATCACAGCTGAGTAAGAAAAATCTGAAAGCTTGGGAAAC contains:
- the LOC101601740 gene encoding paired amphipathic helix protein Sin3b-like, which translates into the protein MKEFRSQGLDPPHVVIGRGAQLLQEHPDLIVRFQAFLPLGYRPDVPQPAAGAGGGGGGGGGGGGDPRLMSPQPPGHGHCGEPWKQPQMRYAEGKGQAPLEADSEEFNNAISYVHKIKTRFLDHPEIYRSFLEILHTYQKEQLHGPGCAPRRMSEEEVFTEVAQLFRGQDDLLLEFQQFLPEAKRSLLTGGGGPGEGRGDPRGPGAGGQRSGPRAAAPGLHKSR